TGGTCATGAGCGACATGGCCCCCAAGACCACGGGCTCGAAGTTCACGGATCAGGCCCGTTCCATCCAGTTGGTGGAAGCCGCGTATGGCGTGGCCCAGGAATGGCTGGCGGTGGGTGGGATCTTTGTCGCCAAGGTTTTCGAAGGGCCGGATGTGCATCCTTTCGTGCAGTCCCTGCGCGGACGGTTTGCCAAGGTGACCATGTTCAAGCCCAAGAGCAGCCGGTCGGAAAGCAAGGAAATCTTTATTCTCGGTTTGGGATTCGTGGCCCCGGCCACCGTATAGACTTTTTTGGAGGATTGCATGGCAGGACATAGTAAATGGAAGAATATCCAGCACCGCAAGGGGCGGCAGGACTTGAAGCGCGGCAAAATGTTCACCAAGGTCACCAAGGAGATCATCCTGGCGGCCAAGGGAGGGGGCGATCCGGACATGAACGCCCGTCTGCGCGCGGCCATTGACGCGGCCAAGGCCGTGAACCTGCCCAAGGACAAGATCGACACGGCCATCAAGAAAGGGACCGGCGAGCTGGCTTCCGATGCCCTGGAAGAGATCATGTACGAGGGTTACGCGCCGGGCGGGGTGGCCATCCTGGTCGAGGCCGTCACGGACAACAAGAACCGGACCGTGGCCGAAGTCCGCCATATCTTGAGCAAGAACGGCGGTTCCATGGGCGCCGCCGGATGCGTGGCGTGGATGTTCGACACGAAGGGCGTTTTTTCCTTCGATAAATCCAAGTACACCGAGGAGCAGCTGCTGGAAGCAGGTCTCGAGGGCGGCGTGGAAGACGTGCTCGACGACGATGATTCCTGGCAGGTGCTGTGCGCCGCCGAGGATTTCCAGACGGCCAAGGTAACATTCGAGGCCGCCGGCATTATTCCCCTGTCCGCCGAATTGAATCGCATTCCCCAGAACACGGTGGCCGTGGACGTGGAAACCGGCCGCAAGGTTCTGAAGCTGTACGATGCCCTGGATGACAACGAGGACGTGCAGAACGTTTACGCCAATTTCGAGCTGCCGCCCGAACTCCTGGCCGAGATGTAGGCCGCGGCGGCCATGGACGAACGTGTCGTGCTGGGCGTCGATCCCGGCTCCCGGTGCATGGGCTTTGGCCTAGTTCGGGATCGCTCCGGCTGTTTGTCCCTGATCGAGGCGGGCACGGTGCGGCCGGTGGAAGAAGCCCTGAGCGATCGGCTGGCCCGGATGCACGCCCGGATCACAGCGTTGATCCAAACCCATTCGCCCGTGGCCGTGGCCGTGGAAAATGTCTTTTTCGCCCGCAATTCCGCTTCGGCCCTGAAGCTGGGCCAAGCCAGGGGCGCGGTGCTGTCCGCCTGTGGTCTGCTTGGAGTCGAGGTTTTTGGCTACGAGCCAACCTTGGTCAAGAAATCCCTGGTTGGCGCCGGCCGGGCCGAAAAATCGCAGGTCGGGTTCATGGTCGGGCAGTTGCTGGGCGTCAAGCCCGATTGGGCCGAGGATGCCGGAGATGCCCTGGCCGTGGCCATCTGCCATCTCAACCATTCCCGTTTCCTGAATGCCCTGGCCGCTGGCCAAACCGGCGCCACCCGTTTATAAGGCAAGACCCATGATCGCCTATCTTGAAGGAACCGTGCTGCACCGCGACGAGGAATCGTGCGTGGTTCTGACCTCCGGCGGGGTGGGCTATCGCGTGCTGTTGAGCGTGTCCGGCCTGGCCGGGTTGCCGGGAACCGGCGACATGGTTCGACTTTTCGTGCATACCCTGGTTCGTGAAGACGCCTTGACCTTATACGGCTTTGCCTCCTGGGAAGAGCGCCGGGCCTTCGCGACCTTGCTTGGAGCGCCCAAGCTTGGCCCGCGCACGGCCCTGGCCATGCTCGGTTGCTACGCGCCCGGTGAGCTGGCCGCGTGCATCGCCCGGGAGGACGTGGCCAGCCTGACCCGGATTCCGGGTATCGGAGCCAAGACGGCCAAGCGTCTGATGCTGGACCTGAAGGACAAACTCGTGGCACCCTTGTCCGTCGCGTCCGGCCGCGTCGCGCCGCCGGTTTCGGCCGCGGCCGATTGCGCGGCGGCCCTGGCTTCCCTGGGATATGCCCGACATGAAGTGGACGAGGTCGTGCGCGTCGTGTTCGAGACCGAGCCCGATTTGGACACGGGTTCCGCCATCCGGCGGGCCCTGAAGATTTTTGCCGCGAAATGACATGACAAGTCCCGGAGAAGAACATATCCGTCCGCGCACCCTGGACGATTTTATCGGCCAGGACGACGTGCGCGGCAATTTGAAGATCTATCTGCAGGCGGCCAAGGAGCGCGGCCAGCATCTGGATCACTGTCTGCTCTATGGCAACCCCGGTCTGGGCAAGACAACCCTGGCCCAGATCATGGCCAGCGAGCTTGGCGTGAATCTGGTCTCCACATCCGGTCCCGTGCTGGAGCGCAGTGGGGATTTGGCCGCCATTTTGACCAGCCTGGGGCGCAACGACCTGCTTTTTATCGACGAGATCCATCGCATGCCGGCCGTGGTCGAGGAAATTCTCTATCCAGGCATGGAGGATTTCAAATTGGATCTGATCGTCGGCCAGGGGCCGGGAGCGCGCACGGTCAAGATCGAACTCGAGCCCTTCACCCTGGTCGGGGCAACGACGCGCATCGGACTTCTGACCTCGCCCTTGCGCGACCGGTTTGGCGTCATCTGCCGGCTGGAGTTTTACAATCCGGCCGAGTTGGCCCTGATTGTCACCCGCGCGGCCCGGATTCTGGGGGTGTGCATCACGGACGAGGGCTCCCTGGAAATCGGACGGCGGTCCCGGGGCACGCCGCGCATCGCCAATCGGTTGTTGCGGCGGGTGGCCGATTTCGCCCAGGTCGCCGGGAGCGAGATCATCGACGCCGAGGTCGCGGCCAAGGGCTTGGACATCATGGACGTGGATTCGCGTGGCCTGGATCTGATGGACCGCAAGATTTTGGAGTGCATCATCGACAGTTTCGGCGGTGGTCCGGTGGGCGTGAAAACCATCGCCGCCGCGTGTTCCGAGGAAGTCCGGACCATCGAGGACATCTATGAGCCGTACTTGATCCAATGCGGCTTTCTCAAGCGCACGCCCCGGGGGCGGGTGGTCACGGCCAAGGCCTATCAACACATCGATGGCGGACTGAAATTGCGCGGCTGACCGGAGGTCTCATGAAAATCGTCGATCCCAGTTTTTCCTTCATGCATCTGCCCGATGGGGATTTTGTCTTGAGCCATTTGGAGCTGGCCGCCCGGACCTGCTACAAATCGGAAGACAAAACCAGCCCGGATTCGGCCCGCAAGCTTTTGTCCCGTATTGTCCGCCTGGGTCACGACAGTGTCCTTGAACATATTTCCGTGACCGTGCGCATTGTCTGCGATCGTGGCGTGACCCACGAATTGGTCCGACACCGGATGTGCTCCTTTTC
The genomic region above belongs to Deltaproteobacteria bacterium and contains:
- a CDS encoding YebC/PmpR family DNA-binding transcriptional regulator, with amino-acid sequence MAGHSKWKNIQHRKGRQDLKRGKMFTKVTKEIILAAKGGGDPDMNARLRAAIDAAKAVNLPKDKIDTAIKKGTGELASDALEEIMYEGYAPGGVAILVEAVTDNKNRTVAEVRHILSKNGGSMGAAGCVAWMFDTKGVFSFDKSKYTEEQLLEAGLEGGVEDVLDDDDSWQVLCAAEDFQTAKVTFEAAGIIPLSAELNRIPQNTVAVDVETGRKVLKLYDALDDNEDVQNVYANFELPPELLAEM
- the ruvC gene encoding crossover junction endodeoxyribonuclease RuvC, producing MDERVVLGVDPGSRCMGFGLVRDRSGCLSLIEAGTVRPVEEALSDRLARMHARITALIQTHSPVAVAVENVFFARNSASALKLGQARGAVLSACGLLGVEVFGYEPTLVKKSLVGAGRAEKSQVGFMVGQLLGVKPDWAEDAGDALAVAICHLNHSRFLNALAAGQTGATRL
- the ruvA gene encoding Holliday junction branch migration protein RuvA encodes the protein MPWPLAKPAPPVYKARPMIAYLEGTVLHRDEESCVVLTSGGVGYRVLLSVSGLAGLPGTGDMVRLFVHTLVREDALTLYGFASWEERRAFATLLGAPKLGPRTALAMLGCYAPGELAACIAREDVASLTRIPGIGAKTAKRLMLDLKDKLVAPLSVASGRVAPPVSAAADCAAALASLGYARHEVDEVVRVVFETEPDLDTGSAIRRALKIFAAK
- the ruvB gene encoding Holliday junction branch migration DNA helicase RuvB, coding for MTSPGEEHIRPRTLDDFIGQDDVRGNLKIYLQAAKERGQHLDHCLLYGNPGLGKTTLAQIMASELGVNLVSTSGPVLERSGDLAAILTSLGRNDLLFIDEIHRMPAVVEEILYPGMEDFKLDLIVGQGPGARTVKIELEPFTLVGATTRIGLLTSPLRDRFGVICRLEFYNPAELALIVTRAARILGVCITDEGSLEIGRRSRGTPRIANRLLRRVADFAQVAGSEIIDAEVAAKGLDIMDVDSRGLDLMDRKILECIIDSFGGGPVGVKTIAAACSEEVRTIEDIYEPYLIQCGFLKRTPRGRVVTAKAYQHIDGGLKLRG